A single genomic interval of Canis lupus dingo isolate Sandy chromosome 6, ASM325472v2, whole genome shotgun sequence harbors:
- the RASA4B gene encoding ras GTPase-activating protein 4B isoform X5, with product MAKRSSLSIRIVEGKNLPAKDITGSSDPYCIVKVDNEPIIRTATVWKTLCPFWGEEYQVHLPPTFHAVAFYVMDEDALSRDDVIGKVCLTRDTLAAHPKGFSGWAHLTEVDPDEEVQGEIHLRLEVVRGPGPCRLRCSVLEARDLAPKDRNGASDPFVRVRYNGRTQETSIVKKSCYPRWNETFEFELEEGAAEALCVEAWDWDLVSRNDFLGKVVFNVQRLWAAQQEEGWFRLQPDQSKSRRGEGSLGSLQLEVRLWDETVLPSGCYQPLVQLLCHEVKLGTQGPGQLIPLIEETTSTECRQDVATNLLKLFLGQGLAKDFLDLLFQLELGRTSEANTLFRSNSLASKSMESFLKVAGMRYLHGVLGPIIDRVFEEKKYVELDPSRVEVKDVGCSGLHRPQTEAEVLEQSAQTLRVHLGALLSALSRSVRACPAVVRATFRQLFLRVRERFPGAQHENVPFIAVTSFLCLRFVSPAIMAPKLFHLRERHADARTSRTLLLLAKAVQNVGNMDTPASRAKEAWMEPLQPTVRQGVAQLKDFITKLVDIGEKEELDLQRALSLQAPPVKEGPLFIHRTKGKGPLMSSFKKLHFSLTTEALSFAKTPNSKCVNELNQWLSALRKMSISNPGLLGSYHPGIFRGDKWSCCHQKDKSDLGCDKTRSRVTLQEWNDPLDHDLEAQLIYRHLLGVEAMLREKQRELSAAGTEAGSALRGSGEAPKDPLAQLFQVLQDLREAHRSSPASVPPSETNRLLELQT from the exons ATGGCCAAGCGCAGCTCGCTGTCCATCCGCATCGTGGAGGGGAAGAACCTGCCCGCCAAGGACAT CACTGGCAGCAGTGACCCCTACTGCATCGTGAAGGTGGACAATGAACCCATCATCCG GACAGCCACTGTGTGGAAGACCCTGTGTCCCTTCTGGGGCGAGGAGTATCAGGTGCACCTGCCGCCCACCTTCCACGCAGTGGCCTTCTACGTCATGGATGAGGATGCCCTCAG CCGGGACGACGTTATCGGGAAGGTCTGTCTTACCAGGGACACCCTGGCCGCTCACCCTAAGG GGTTCAGTGGTTGGGCCCACCTGACGGAGGTCGACCCTGATGAGGAGGTGCAAGGCGAGATCCACCTGCGCCTGGAGGTGGTGCGAGGGCCAGGGCCCTGCCGGCTGCGCTGCTCTGTGCTGGAGGCCAG AGACCTCGCTCCCAAGGATCGGAATGGTGCATCTGACCCCTTTGTCCGAGTGCGCTACAACGGCCGGACGCAGGAGACCTCG ATCGTGAAGAAATCATGCTACCCACGTTGGAACGAGACGTTTGAGTTTGAGCTGGAGGAAGGGGCTGCGGAGGCGCTGTGTGTGGAAGCCTGGGACTGGGATCTTGTCAGCCGGAATGATTTCTTGGGCAAA GTGGTGTTCAATGTCCAGCGACTATGGGCAGCACAGCAGGAGGAAGGCTGGTTCCGGCTGCAGCCCGACCAGTCCAAGAGTCGGCGGGGAGA gggcagcctgggctcCTTGCAGCTGGAGGTGCGGCTGTGGGACGAGACGGTACTCCCCTCTGGCTGCTACCAGCCcctggtgcagctgctgtgccATGAGGTGAAGCTGGGCACCCAG ggcccagggcagcTGATACCACTTATTGAGGAGACAACAAGCACGGAGTGCCGCCAGGATGTGGCCACCAACCTGCTCAAGCTCTTCCTGGGGCAGGGACTGGCCAAAGACTTTCTGGACCTGCTCTTCCAGCTGGAGCTGGGTCGTACCA GTGAGGCCAACACCCTGTTCCGGAGCAACTCTCTGGCCTCAAAGTCCATGGAATCTTTTCTGAAG GTGGCTGGGATGCGCTATCTGCACGGCGTCCTGGGGCCCATCATTGACAGGGTGTTCGAGGAGAAGAAGTACGTGGAGCTGGACCCCAGCAGAGTGGAGGTCAAGGACGTAGG GTGCTCGGGGCTGCACCGCCCACAGACGGAGGCCGAGGTGCTGGAGCAGAGCGCGCAGACGCTGCGCGTCCACCTGGGGGCGCTGCTGAGCGCGCTCAGCCGCTCCGTGCGCGCCTGCCCCGCCGTGGTCCGAGCCACGTTCCGCCAGCTCTTCCTGCGCGTGCGCGAGCGCTTCCCCGGCGCGCAGCACGAG aacgTGCCGTTCATCGCCGTCACCAGCTTCCTGTGCCTGCGCTTCGTGTCTCCTGCCATCATGGCGCCCAAGCTCTTCCACCTGCGCGAGCGGCACGCGGACGCGCGCACCAGCCGCACCCTGCTCCTGCTGGCCAAG GCGGTCCAGAACGTGGGCAACATGGACACACCGGCCTCCAGAGCCAAGGAGGCTTGGATGGAGCCGCTGCAGCCCACCGTGCGCCAGGGTGTGGCTCAGCTGAAGGACTTCATCACTAAGTTGGTGGACATCGGGGAGAAGGAGG AGCTGGACCTGCAGCGGGCGCTGAGCTTGCAGGCACCACCGGTGAAGGAGGGGCCACTCTTCATCCACAGGACCAAGGGCAAGGGCCCCCTCATGTCCTCCTTCAAGAAACTCCACTTTTCCCTCACCACCGAGGCCCTGAGCTTCGCCAAGACACCCAACTCTAAG TGTGTGAACGAGCTGAACCAGTGGCTGTCTGCGCTACGGAAGATGAGCATCAGCAACCCTGGCCTGCTGGGCTCCTACCACCCCGGCATCTTCCGCGGGGACAAGTGGAGCTGCTGCCACCAGAAGGACAAGTCAG aTCTGGGCTGTGACAAGACTCGGTCACGTGTGACCCTACAGGAGTGGAATGAccctctggatcatgacctggagGCCCAGCTCATCTACCGGcacctgctgggtgtggaggctaTGCTGAG GGAGAAGCAGCGGGAGCTGAGTGCAGCAGGCACAGaggcaggctctgcacttaggGGCTCAGGGGAAG cccccaAGGATCCACTGGCCCAGCTGTTCCAGGTGCTGCAGGACCTCCGGGAGGCCCACAGATCCAGCCCAGCCAGCGTACCGCCCTCGGAGACAAACCGCCTGCTGGAGCTGCAGACGTGA
- the RASA4B gene encoding ras GTPase-activating protein 4B isoform X1, with the protein MAKRSSLSIRIVEGKNLPAKDITGSSDPYCIVKVDNEPIIRTATVWKTLCPFWGEEYQVHLPPTFHAVAFYVMDEDALSRDDVIGKVCLTRDTLAAHPKGFSGWAHLTEVDPDEEVQGEIHLRLEVVRGPGPCRLRCSVLEARDLAPKDRNGASDPFVRVRYNGRTQETSIVKKSCYPRWNETFEFELEEGAAEALCVEAWDWDLVSRNDFLGKVVFNVQRLWAAQQEEGWFRLQPDQSKSRRGEGSLGSLQLEVRLWDETVLPSGCYQPLVQLLCHEVKLGTQGPGQLIPLIEETTSTECRQDVATNLLKLFLGQGLAKDFLDLLFQLELGRTSEANTLFRSNSLASKSMESFLKVAGMRYLHGVLGPIIDRVFEEKKYVELDPSRVEVKDVGCSGLHRPQTEAEVLEQSAQTLRVHLGALLSALSRSVRACPAVVRATFRQLFLRVRERFPGAQHENVPFIAVTSFLCLRFVSPAIMAPKLFHLRERHADARTSRTLLLLAKAVQNVGNMDTPASRAKEAWMEPLQPTVRQGVAQLKDFITKLVDIGEKEELDLQRALSLQAPPVKEGPLFIHRTKGKGPLMSSFKKLHFSLTTEALSFAKTPNSKKSALIKLANIRAAEKVEEKSFGSSHVMQVIYEDDAGKPQTIYLQCKCVNELNQWLSALRKMSISNPGLLGSYHPGIFRGDKWSCCHQKDKSDLGCDKTRSRVTLQEWNDPLDHDLEAQLIYRHLLGVEAMLSPQGSTGPAVPGAAGPPGGPQIQPSQRTALGDKPPAGAADVRPAPHALTEPPARCSETPPWCAFSSSHHSVSLGSGA; encoded by the exons ATGGCCAAGCGCAGCTCGCTGTCCATCCGCATCGTGGAGGGGAAGAACCTGCCCGCCAAGGACAT CACTGGCAGCAGTGACCCCTACTGCATCGTGAAGGTGGACAATGAACCCATCATCCG GACAGCCACTGTGTGGAAGACCCTGTGTCCCTTCTGGGGCGAGGAGTATCAGGTGCACCTGCCGCCCACCTTCCACGCAGTGGCCTTCTACGTCATGGATGAGGATGCCCTCAG CCGGGACGACGTTATCGGGAAGGTCTGTCTTACCAGGGACACCCTGGCCGCTCACCCTAAGG GGTTCAGTGGTTGGGCCCACCTGACGGAGGTCGACCCTGATGAGGAGGTGCAAGGCGAGATCCACCTGCGCCTGGAGGTGGTGCGAGGGCCAGGGCCCTGCCGGCTGCGCTGCTCTGTGCTGGAGGCCAG AGACCTCGCTCCCAAGGATCGGAATGGTGCATCTGACCCCTTTGTCCGAGTGCGCTACAACGGCCGGACGCAGGAGACCTCG ATCGTGAAGAAATCATGCTACCCACGTTGGAACGAGACGTTTGAGTTTGAGCTGGAGGAAGGGGCTGCGGAGGCGCTGTGTGTGGAAGCCTGGGACTGGGATCTTGTCAGCCGGAATGATTTCTTGGGCAAA GTGGTGTTCAATGTCCAGCGACTATGGGCAGCACAGCAGGAGGAAGGCTGGTTCCGGCTGCAGCCCGACCAGTCCAAGAGTCGGCGGGGAGA gggcagcctgggctcCTTGCAGCTGGAGGTGCGGCTGTGGGACGAGACGGTACTCCCCTCTGGCTGCTACCAGCCcctggtgcagctgctgtgccATGAGGTGAAGCTGGGCACCCAG ggcccagggcagcTGATACCACTTATTGAGGAGACAACAAGCACGGAGTGCCGCCAGGATGTGGCCACCAACCTGCTCAAGCTCTTCCTGGGGCAGGGACTGGCCAAAGACTTTCTGGACCTGCTCTTCCAGCTGGAGCTGGGTCGTACCA GTGAGGCCAACACCCTGTTCCGGAGCAACTCTCTGGCCTCAAAGTCCATGGAATCTTTTCTGAAG GTGGCTGGGATGCGCTATCTGCACGGCGTCCTGGGGCCCATCATTGACAGGGTGTTCGAGGAGAAGAAGTACGTGGAGCTGGACCCCAGCAGAGTGGAGGTCAAGGACGTAGG GTGCTCGGGGCTGCACCGCCCACAGACGGAGGCCGAGGTGCTGGAGCAGAGCGCGCAGACGCTGCGCGTCCACCTGGGGGCGCTGCTGAGCGCGCTCAGCCGCTCCGTGCGCGCCTGCCCCGCCGTGGTCCGAGCCACGTTCCGCCAGCTCTTCCTGCGCGTGCGCGAGCGCTTCCCCGGCGCGCAGCACGAG aacgTGCCGTTCATCGCCGTCACCAGCTTCCTGTGCCTGCGCTTCGTGTCTCCTGCCATCATGGCGCCCAAGCTCTTCCACCTGCGCGAGCGGCACGCGGACGCGCGCACCAGCCGCACCCTGCTCCTGCTGGCCAAG GCGGTCCAGAACGTGGGCAACATGGACACACCGGCCTCCAGAGCCAAGGAGGCTTGGATGGAGCCGCTGCAGCCCACCGTGCGCCAGGGTGTGGCTCAGCTGAAGGACTTCATCACTAAGTTGGTGGACATCGGGGAGAAGGAGG AGCTGGACCTGCAGCGGGCGCTGAGCTTGCAGGCACCACCGGTGAAGGAGGGGCCACTCTTCATCCACAGGACCAAGGGCAAGGGCCCCCTCATGTCCTCCTTCAAGAAACTCCACTTTTCCCTCACCACCGAGGCCCTGAGCTTCGCCAAGACACCCAACTCTAAG AAAAGTGCCCTCATCAAGCTAGCCAATATCCGGGCAGCAGAGAAGGTGGAGGAGAAGAGCTTTGGCAGCTCACACGTCATGCAGGTCATCTACGAGGATGACGCAGGCAAGCCCCAGACCATCTACCTGCAGTGCAAG TGTGTGAACGAGCTGAACCAGTGGCTGTCTGCGCTACGGAAGATGAGCATCAGCAACCCTGGCCTGCTGGGCTCCTACCACCCCGGCATCTTCCGCGGGGACAAGTGGAGCTGCTGCCACCAGAAGGACAAGTCAG aTCTGGGCTGTGACAAGACTCGGTCACGTGTGACCCTACAGGAGTGGAATGAccctctggatcatgacctggagGCCCAGCTCATCTACCGGcacctgctgggtgtggaggctaTGCTGAG cccccaAGGATCCACTGGCCCAGCTGTTCCAGGTGCTGCAGGACCTCCGGGAGGCCCACAGATCCAGCCCAGCCAGCGTACCGCCCTCGGAGACAAACCGCCTGCTGGAGCTGCAGACGTGAGGCCTGCCCCACATGCCCTCACTGaaccccctgccaggtgctcgGAGACCCCCCCCTGGTGCGCTTTCAGCTCTTCACATCACTCCGTCTCACTGGGGAGCGGGGCTTAG
- the RASA4B gene encoding ras GTPase-activating protein 4B isoform X3, with amino-acid sequence MNPSSGQPLCGRPCVPSGARSIRCTCRPPSTQWPSTSWMRMPSGEWAPTPHMGPAPAICLLPARVTAGTAGHFGSSLQPGRRGNPSRDDVIGKVCLTRDTLAAHPKGFSGWAHLTEVDPDEEVQGEIHLRLEVVRGPGPCRLRCSVLEARDLAPKDRNGASDPFVRVRYNGRTQETSIVKKSCYPRWNETFEFELEEGAAEALCVEAWDWDLVSRNDFLGKVVFNVQRLWAAQQEEGWFRLQPDQSKSRRGEGSLGSLQLEVRLWDETVLPSGCYQPLVQLLCHEVKLGTQGPGQLIPLIEETTSTECRQDVATNLLKLFLGQGLAKDFLDLLFQLELGRTSEANTLFRSNSLASKSMESFLKVAGMRYLHGVLGPIIDRVFEEKKYVELDPSRVEVKDVGCSGLHRPQTEAEVLEQSAQTLRVHLGALLSALSRSVRACPAVVRATFRQLFLRVRERFPGAQHENVPFIAVTSFLCLRFVSPAIMAPKLFHLRERHADARTSRTLLLLAKAVQNVGNMDTPASRAKEAWMEPLQPTVRQGVAQLKDFITKLVDIGEKEELDLQRALSLQAPPVKEGPLFIHRTKGKGPLMSSFKKLHFSLTTEALSFAKTPNSKKSALIKLANIRAAEKVEEKSFGSSHVMQVIYEDDAGKPQTIYLQCKCVNELNQWLSALRKMSISNPGLLGSYHPGIFRGDKWSCCHQKDKSDLGCDKTRSRVTLQEWNDPLDHDLEAQLIYRHLLGVEAMLSPQGSTGPAVPGAAGPPGGPQIQPSQRTALGDKPPAGAADVRPAPHALTEPPARCSETPPWCAFSSSHHSVSLGSGA; translated from the exons ATGAACCCATCATCCG GACAGCCACTGTGTGGAAGACCCTGTGTCCCTTCTGGGGCGAGGAGTATCAGGTGCACCTGCCGCCCACCTTCCACGCAGTGGCCTTCTACGTCATGGATGAGGATGCCCTCAGGTGAGTGGGCCCCCACTCCTCACATGGGCCCAGCCCCTGCCatctgcctcctccctgcccgtGTCACTGCTGGGACTGCTGGTCACTTTGGATCTTCTTTACAGCCTGGAAGGAGGGGGAACCCCAG CCGGGACGACGTTATCGGGAAGGTCTGTCTTACCAGGGACACCCTGGCCGCTCACCCTAAGG GGTTCAGTGGTTGGGCCCACCTGACGGAGGTCGACCCTGATGAGGAGGTGCAAGGCGAGATCCACCTGCGCCTGGAGGTGGTGCGAGGGCCAGGGCCCTGCCGGCTGCGCTGCTCTGTGCTGGAGGCCAG AGACCTCGCTCCCAAGGATCGGAATGGTGCATCTGACCCCTTTGTCCGAGTGCGCTACAACGGCCGGACGCAGGAGACCTCG ATCGTGAAGAAATCATGCTACCCACGTTGGAACGAGACGTTTGAGTTTGAGCTGGAGGAAGGGGCTGCGGAGGCGCTGTGTGTGGAAGCCTGGGACTGGGATCTTGTCAGCCGGAATGATTTCTTGGGCAAA GTGGTGTTCAATGTCCAGCGACTATGGGCAGCACAGCAGGAGGAAGGCTGGTTCCGGCTGCAGCCCGACCAGTCCAAGAGTCGGCGGGGAGA gggcagcctgggctcCTTGCAGCTGGAGGTGCGGCTGTGGGACGAGACGGTACTCCCCTCTGGCTGCTACCAGCCcctggtgcagctgctgtgccATGAGGTGAAGCTGGGCACCCAG ggcccagggcagcTGATACCACTTATTGAGGAGACAACAAGCACGGAGTGCCGCCAGGATGTGGCCACCAACCTGCTCAAGCTCTTCCTGGGGCAGGGACTGGCCAAAGACTTTCTGGACCTGCTCTTCCAGCTGGAGCTGGGTCGTACCA GTGAGGCCAACACCCTGTTCCGGAGCAACTCTCTGGCCTCAAAGTCCATGGAATCTTTTCTGAAG GTGGCTGGGATGCGCTATCTGCACGGCGTCCTGGGGCCCATCATTGACAGGGTGTTCGAGGAGAAGAAGTACGTGGAGCTGGACCCCAGCAGAGTGGAGGTCAAGGACGTAGG GTGCTCGGGGCTGCACCGCCCACAGACGGAGGCCGAGGTGCTGGAGCAGAGCGCGCAGACGCTGCGCGTCCACCTGGGGGCGCTGCTGAGCGCGCTCAGCCGCTCCGTGCGCGCCTGCCCCGCCGTGGTCCGAGCCACGTTCCGCCAGCTCTTCCTGCGCGTGCGCGAGCGCTTCCCCGGCGCGCAGCACGAG aacgTGCCGTTCATCGCCGTCACCAGCTTCCTGTGCCTGCGCTTCGTGTCTCCTGCCATCATGGCGCCCAAGCTCTTCCACCTGCGCGAGCGGCACGCGGACGCGCGCACCAGCCGCACCCTGCTCCTGCTGGCCAAG GCGGTCCAGAACGTGGGCAACATGGACACACCGGCCTCCAGAGCCAAGGAGGCTTGGATGGAGCCGCTGCAGCCCACCGTGCGCCAGGGTGTGGCTCAGCTGAAGGACTTCATCACTAAGTTGGTGGACATCGGGGAGAAGGAGG AGCTGGACCTGCAGCGGGCGCTGAGCTTGCAGGCACCACCGGTGAAGGAGGGGCCACTCTTCATCCACAGGACCAAGGGCAAGGGCCCCCTCATGTCCTCCTTCAAGAAACTCCACTTTTCCCTCACCACCGAGGCCCTGAGCTTCGCCAAGACACCCAACTCTAAG AAAAGTGCCCTCATCAAGCTAGCCAATATCCGGGCAGCAGAGAAGGTGGAGGAGAAGAGCTTTGGCAGCTCACACGTCATGCAGGTCATCTACGAGGATGACGCAGGCAAGCCCCAGACCATCTACCTGCAGTGCAAG TGTGTGAACGAGCTGAACCAGTGGCTGTCTGCGCTACGGAAGATGAGCATCAGCAACCCTGGCCTGCTGGGCTCCTACCACCCCGGCATCTTCCGCGGGGACAAGTGGAGCTGCTGCCACCAGAAGGACAAGTCAG aTCTGGGCTGTGACAAGACTCGGTCACGTGTGACCCTACAGGAGTGGAATGAccctctggatcatgacctggagGCCCAGCTCATCTACCGGcacctgctgggtgtggaggctaTGCTGAG cccccaAGGATCCACTGGCCCAGCTGTTCCAGGTGCTGCAGGACCTCCGGGAGGCCCACAGATCCAGCCCAGCCAGCGTACCGCCCTCGGAGACAAACCGCCTGCTGGAGCTGCAGACGTGAGGCCTGCCCCACATGCCCTCACTGaaccccctgccaggtgctcgGAGACCCCCCCCTGGTGCGCTTTCAGCTCTTCACATCACTCCGTCTCACTGGGGAGCGGGGCTTAG